The sequence TGCGTGATATCGGTCATATCCGGCCTATATGTCCATGTACCAGTTAATCTTACTCGAAGGTTAGCGCCTTGCATTGTCCCATCCTTCCCGTGTACCTGTCGCTTCTTTGCGTTGTTTAGCTAGAATGAATTCATATCGACTAGCTCAACATTCAACGCTTCTTCCACCTCTTTATTCATCTGAAAAATGAGTTATATTATCGACCCAAAGTTACTGGTATAATCGTTAATAAAATGTTCTCCGCATATTCTTCTAGACTTCTCATCCACATCTCGCAAGTCGTGGTAGATTGCAGTTTTTTCGTACGTTACTCACACTCCGGCAGAATTAAATAGAAGAAACAAGAACTAAAGATAGAAAGCCCGTCTCAAAACATGATTTTAATGACGATGCTTAAGGCAGGGTAAAAATAACGATTCTGATAGCGCAAATAAAATGATAGGTAAGCATTACAGATAATGTGCAAGACGTCTGCTTTCACACAAGTTGGTCATTTCCGACGCCGAACGGTTCGTttttttctgtgtccgtgttccttaagttctgctgctacaatcttCAAAAGATTCTGTGAGGTTTTAAAAAAATAATCTGTTCCTTAACATGTACTCACCGCAGTTGCCCTTTTCTGAGGGTCATCGATGGTGATATGCTCGCCACCGCATTCCATGACTGTCGGAATGACGCCCTTGACAAACTGGGAATAAATGGCGGCATTTGAGTACTTCACTAAATGATCAGCAAATCACGTCAAGCAGCAGCATAGAAGTCCGTAGTGAAGTCATAGAAAAGTGTTATCTAATAGATAGAAAGATTTTAATAAATAAAGGCTGCAAAGTTGTTCTCATGCAGTATACTCAAGCCTCCTGCTCAGTATGGAGGAAACAGTTCCTGAAATTTCTCGAAACAGAATACACTCATATAatgtttaaattatggggttttacgccccaaaaccactttctgattatgaggcacgccgtagtggaggactccgaaaattttgaccacctcaggttttttaacgagcacctaaatctaagtacacaggtgttttcgcatctcgcctccgtcgaaatacggccgccgtggccgggattcgatcccgcgaccttgtgctcagcagtccaacaccatagccgctgagcaaccaagGCGAGTTCATATAATGCTTGCTACAATGTGTCCTACTCAGGAAAGTCTTTATGGTACCCAAATGCATGAGAAGTCTTTATAGGAGGCTAGTGAGTAGTCTTTTCGAAGTGTTTCCAAGTTCACCATTGCGCTAGCAACATGCTTCACGGCGAAGACTCATCTAAAGCGTgtacgagtaaaaaaaaaattggaggacgcttaagcttcgccttcaagagtggaacgcgacagcgttcccgtcgacccgccaagtgGTGTTAGACAATGcgttacggcgcagcgatcacttatgaggcgccccgcatcggactctgcacccaccaatcacgcgctGAGCGCCGAGCagcgcagcgttcggcgcgacaacgaaacgtgcgcctgagcaagcggaacgaaccaaagaactcggcgtctcggagggagaaacgatctacgtgagccaaacgtcgtgatcggcacggacagccgggccccgacgcgccacgAAGGCCGACGCGGTCATGGGGCTCCTCTCCATGATCGGGGCTCCCCATGAtcgggatcgtcctctatctcgcttgggagcaccacgcagacgcatgactcctcgaaagcagctcggcacacatcgcagggggcGCTTTCCCACCAGGCGCTCTACGgcacagcgatcacgtcagaggcgtcccgcatcggacgctgcacctaggaaacgcgctgtgagcggaaagaggagccgcgtcgcctaaacacgagggttcgagtgacgcacgctggaaggtGGAAggcgagagagcgagaaaacttattaaacgcaagggtagtggggcattctcgcaccggtccccgcacggcccgaaggggagaagcgggcgagtggcgcgcctcgtgtcggggcagcgccgcacaatGCGAGAAGTGGGTCTTCTGTGTCttccgcaagatggctctgcgtgtgcgcagagcgcagaataaatgtagcggtaacttacttcgctactcgtgtaacggcgacttctgtaagttacatgctcataattaccgatacacaccgcagtataactttctacggcacgtttctaaggcaacaccgcattcactagaggcgcttttgtaccattgaactcgtggctgagtggtagcgtctccgtctcacactcctgAGGCCCtgtttcgattcccacccagcccatcttgcaagttgttttttatttatgcagtGCCTCCCggaatttatcgctcacggccaacgctgccgacaccgacgccgacgacaccggtttttctgcgacacgagctccttaacgctctcgcgttaaaacaaCGGCGGTTTGATAGAATTGTCGCATAACAGCTTACTTCATTGATAATGGTACTTACTTGATCGATAATGTCAGGGTTGAGGTCCTTCGCGGCTGAGAGACACTCACTCGCGCTGTCGATCTTGCTCAGATATTCCTGGGCCTTGGCCTCATCCTTCACGAACTGTCGCACCAAGTTTTTCAGTTGCTCGATGACGGCGTCCACTGCAGCTGCAttcgagatagagagaaagaataTGCACCGAGTAAAGCAAGAAGGTTCACCGGAAAAGCGCACAATTGACTACCCTACAGAGGTGGAGAAGGTAACATAAAAGCTCGTGGACTCAACTCCACTGAGAACTGTGTAAAGCGAAGCATCCTTGGTGTGATCGGCTCGCGAAACGCACGCGCgagcggtgtgtgtgtgtgtatgtgtgtgtttgtgtgtgcgtccctgcgtgcgtgtttgtgtgtgtgtgtatgtgcgtgcgtgcctgtgtgtgtttgtgtgtgtgtgtgtacgtgcagtGTGATTTTCGAGGGGTAAACAGTAGTATTAAACAGCGGCATGTTATCCGAAAAAAACTATTTCATTTGCAGTGAACCTTTGAGAGGCTAGATTTTATATGCACATATTTACATGCAGTGCATCACATATATTGTAGTTGTTGAAATTTTAGGTAGTGTTGTCGTGATTCACTCGTGGTGGTTCCGATGCGTCGGTTTCTTCTAGTGCAACGGCGGATCGAAATGCGCTAAGCGTCTCGACGTGCTCGCATGCCCGCACGAAAGAGTGTTCCGAGCCGCTTGTCGTAATGGTTTCAATGCCAGGCTTGCGTGCTAAAGATCATATTTTTCATTCCTGCCATTATACAATCTAATTATAGtcaatttaattatttataacgtcATACATTGGTAAAAATAATGAGCTTGCAAAGACACGAAGTCCTTTTGACGCCCAGAAGGACGAGGTTTatgcaaatccatgtactaaacGCCGATCCCAGGCTGGCCCAatcgccctgcttgcagctcccatgAAGACTATAGTGCCACagctccctctagtaattattgtatgaaactctatgctcaaAACGATAAACTCGTAAACTACTTCACTGCACCGTTTCTAGATGACGCCATCACGTTAAACGCGTTCGGTGTCACAGGCCAGATACATACGAAAAAGTGTCCGGAACTCGCTTCGCTTTCTTGGCGAGTTCTGAATACACAGTTTTGCCGAGTTTTCTGAATACAGAGATGCAAAAGAAAACGTCGACGTGGTCAAACGCGATCACACAAGCCCGTTGATGCTATAAGACGTTTTAGCGCCTTGTGTGCCAAGGAACAGCGaggtctgtgttttttttttctttttaaagctgTACTTACGTTAAGGCTCGTCGTTTGGATCTCCGAATGTGTAGAACTATTGTGTGTATTTTTCAAGCTTAAGACAGTCACACAACAGGTGGTCGTGCAACCGCTGACACTGCTCCCAGCGCTTGCATTCAGTAGTGTTCAGCAGATAGGCATGCATttgctagttaatttagttagtaagaaaatgtttacaagtttatacgctCAACAAAACTGCTATCGTTATTTGGTATATTTGTCCACTAATtaactatcgcaatcgatgcttcgtctttcgggcgaaactgtgactttttttttcttttacatgacATGTGCACCAGAGATGATGTGAGTAAACTTCTAGTCGGTGATAACCGAAGGATTAAAGACGTGCTCCACTAACGAAAACCCTGTTTACCTGCCCTTCAAATCTGAAAGTGAGCCTAGCCAGGTGGGGACCACTCACAAAAACACACAAACTACACACAACTAATTTTTATTAGTTATTTTCTGCTTTTTTAACCTAACTTTCCTAACGACAAGCTGTATCCCATGTTTAAGAAAGCTGTTTTCGTTTCATACAGATTTCTCTTAATGTCATTGGTTTCTTGATGAAGCTTGAATATCAAGGGAAATATTTTTCGGCGGTCCTAATATCCTTGCTAGCTAAAGTTATCATTCCAGCTTGCAAAAACGAGCATTTCTTTTCTGGTTAGCCGAGCATTGACATTAGGCGAGCAACGTCACTAAGTTGTGATTGGACTCCAGCGGCCTCTTTCAGAGCTGGAGCGCAGTTGTGAAGCGTTTTTGTGGGTGGAGTTTGTCTCTAATTCTTATCTTGTCATCGACTAAAGCACCAGGGGCTATTCCGGCGTCAATGCTGACCTTACTTTGATGCTCTCACGAAGCACGCTGCCTATTCATCTCCACTCTACTTACGAGCTTTGTAAGACTGGGTATGGCTTGTTCCTATCGGTGCAAAAAGCAACTTCTTGGTGGAAAAAGCAACCAAACATTTCTCGAAGCGGGGCTTTTTAAGTCTCACCTACCAACGATTGGTAAAAAATAAATCAAACTATAACCCTTCTGGAACTCGCACGGACTCAAAATGAAGAAGCGAATGCGTTCTTGCTCCAATTAAAGTTTCACGTACGTcatatttccacagagtgcgaaCATATTAACTGAAACAGCTATGCATTTCGGTGCAAGTTTAGAGTACCTATATCTCAAATGTAACGTAGGGCTTAAGACTTCTagcaaaatgttattttttcagTGCTCGGCGACTGCACTTACATTGTGTACTTTGGGGCCGCATTAATTGCGAGTTGTCTAAAGAAATTGTTTCATTAATCGCATCGGCTATTTACCATTTAATACTGATGTCCGTCGCTGTTATTAAGCTTGGTCGGTAAAACATCATTTCATCTTGTATCCAGTATATCTCACAATCTAGCACATTCGTCACAAAAACAGGTCAGTGTTTTAGTCAGTTTACTCCCCGTAATATGAAAACTGTTCTGCAATTTAGTAAGTCTCGTCCTAATTACAAAGACTTGACTCCTCCTCAGCCACTTCAGTATTGATTGCGGGGTCACACCGCGGCGCAGCCTGCCTTCAGTGCCTGAATGACGTGTAACGTTGGATCACGTGCCGATCGCGACCGCCTGCTTAAGCCCCGCAGCGTGGTGGGTTTGTTTAGTATTTCAGCCACGGAAGTGAGGTCTATTGTAAAGTTTGTTTCAACCGCGCATGTTCTTTCTTTTGATTATAAGGATTATAAGGAATATAAGATTATATTCGCACGCAAATATTTTGGTACAGAATACTGTGCCAATATATTTGCGTGCGAATTTGTACCAGATTTGTTCTATGTACTATCGCAGAAATAAAACGCAAGGCAGCTTTATAGAGAAGCTCACAGTAGTTAAACACAGGTGGCGAACTTTAAGGCCCCCGAAATATACGAAATAACAAGTTCCACTCGCAAAATTGAAGCAGTCGAATGCGAGAAGACAGATATACGCGACCGAAACAGCGTGGTATGCAGCGACACATCGCACATCTACGGCCTGCCGATCGGTTTGAACAAGTGCAGGGACCTTGTCGAAGACATTCACGATTCATCGTTATACTTagtttaatttaattttgtaCTTTTTTTTGCTACAATATCCCTTTCTGGAATATCTCGACGGCGCAATGCAGATTGCACGTGATAAGTAAGAAAATGCGACCGAATGTGCGCGATGTTATACTCAGCCCTAATATACGTAAATGACCTATGCTGTACTCACCATTGGCGTTCACCGCGACAGAAGTGAAGCAGAGCACCACAAAGATTGCCACAACTTGGTGCTTCATGTTCTTTTCGGCGGAGGAGGGCGTTTCTTCCACAGGTCAACACGAGAGCCCACAGCACTCCTTCCCAAGCAGC comes from Dermacentor andersoni chromosome 9, qqDerAnde1_hic_scaffold, whole genome shotgun sequence and encodes:
- the LOC126527970 gene encoding uncharacterized protein; its protein translation is MKHQVVAIFVVLCFTSVAVNANAAVDAVIEQLKNLVRQFVKDEAKAQEYLSKIDSASECLSAAKDLNPDIIDQFVKGVIPTVMECGGEHITIDDPQKRATAIKDCLLEKANKFKQSSGMTPDEMKMFDDASACIQKVAEGVV